In one window of Gemmatimonadota bacterium DNA:
- the ggt gene encoding gamma-glutamyltransferase produces MRYDPHTYRGSRRSVVMAPRGMVATSQPLAAQAGIEILKSGGNAIDAAIAVNAVLGVVEPMSCGIGGDLFAIVREAESGGLTGLNASGRAPYAATIDYYTGLGHEYVPGIGPLNWSVPGCVDGWTCLLDRFGTMSVRQVLEPAIYYAENGFPVSDIIARDWAGSIPLLRPWPESVRVYLPGGKAPEPGAVFRNPDLARSYRILAEGGRDAFYEGEIAEAVVACSRDVGGLFSPEDFRDHGSTWDDPVSVDYRGHTVWELPPSGQGIAALQMLNILEGYDLAETGCLSAETLHLQIEAKKLAYADRAVFYADPAFAEVPVEALLSRDYADRQRARIDPRRAAVDVPAGDPILQHGDTAYMTVVDRDRNVVSFIQSIFRGFGSGIVPEGTGFPIQNRGQLFSLDPSHRNALAPHKRPFHTIIPAMVTRDGNPWLTFGLMGGAMQPQGHVQVLCSMIDFGMDVQEAGDAPRFQHFGSAEPTGAPMEAGGGRLNVEEGIGEDAFRRLEEMGHRISRSAHGYGGYQAIRIDPEYGMLHGASEPRKDGCAIGY; encoded by the coding sequence ATGAGATACGATCCCCATACCTATCGAGGCTCGCGGCGCTCGGTCGTCATGGCGCCCCGGGGCATGGTGGCCACGAGCCAGCCGCTGGCCGCGCAGGCCGGCATCGAGATCCTCAAATCCGGCGGTAACGCCATTGACGCCGCCATCGCCGTCAACGCGGTACTCGGCGTGGTGGAACCCATGTCCTGCGGTATCGGCGGCGACCTGTTCGCCATCGTCCGGGAGGCCGAAAGCGGCGGGCTGACCGGTCTCAACGCGAGCGGAAGAGCGCCCTACGCGGCGACGATCGACTATTACACCGGGCTGGGCCACGAATACGTGCCCGGTATCGGTCCGCTGAACTGGTCCGTACCCGGCTGCGTGGACGGCTGGACCTGCCTCCTCGACCGCTTCGGCACCATGTCCGTGAGGCAGGTGCTGGAACCTGCTATCTACTACGCGGAGAATGGGTTCCCCGTTTCGGACATCATCGCGAGGGACTGGGCGGGATCCATACCGCTGCTGAGGCCGTGGCCCGAGTCCGTCCGCGTCTACCTGCCCGGAGGGAAAGCGCCCGAACCCGGCGCGGTGTTCCGGAACCCGGACCTGGCCCGATCCTACCGCATCCTGGCCGAGGGCGGTCGCGACGCGTTCTACGAAGGCGAAATCGCCGAGGCCGTCGTGGCCTGTTCCCGGGACGTCGGCGGGCTGTTCAGCCCTGAGGATTTCCGGGACCACGGGTCGACCTGGGACGATCCCGTCAGCGTCGACTACCGGGGCCACACGGTCTGGGAACTGCCCCCGAGCGGGCAGGGCATCGCCGCCCTGCAGATGCTGAACATCCTGGAAGGCTACGACCTCGCCGAAACAGGGTGCCTGTCGGCGGAAACGCTGCACCTGCAGATCGAAGCCAAGAAACTCGCCTACGCCGACCGCGCCGTGTTCTACGCCGATCCCGCCTTCGCGGAGGTACCCGTGGAAGCGCTACTGTCCAGGGACTACGCCGACCGGCAGCGCGCACGCATCGATCCCCGCAGGGCGGCAGTCGACGTCCCGGCCGGCGATCCCATCCTGCAGCACGGGGACACGGCCTACATGACCGTCGTCGACCGGGACCGCAACGTCGTTTCGTTCATCCAGAGCATCTTCCGGGGTTTCGGATCGGGCATCGTGCCGGAGGGCACGGGATTTCCCATCCAGAACCGGGGGCAGCTCTTCTCGCTGGATCCCTCGCACCGCAACGCCCTGGCGCCCCACAAGCGGCCCTTCCACACCATCATCCCCGCCATGGTGACCCGGGACGGGAATCCCTGGCTCACATTCGGCCTGATGGGCGGTGCGATGCAGCCGCAGGGACACGTCCAGGTGCTTTGCAGCATGATCGATTTCGGCATGGACGTACAGGAGGCGGGCGACGCGCCGCGGTTCCAGCACTTCGGTTCGGCCGAACCCACGGGTGCGCCCATGGAGGCCGGAGGAGGCCGGCTCAACGTGGAAGAAGGCATCGGCGAAGATGCCTTCCGGCGTCTGGAGGAGATGGGCCACCGGATATCCCGGTCTGCCCACGGATACGGCGGCTACCAGGCGATCCGCATCGACCCGGAATACGGCATGCTCCACGGCGCGTCGGAGCCCCGAAAAGACGGTTGCGCGATCGGTTATTAA
- a CDS encoding DUF362 domain-containing protein — MPEKPYTVRAASCDHRTPYEGVYETLKRITEPLAESWARIEKARKIVIKFNMMKPMDNVVRFKGRRQELVDDAVCRAVLQLLREQTDAEIYATDTNPYATDKLTPDEFNYVHHLREFDVRYDDSNRPPWSVYEVPGGGNMFDRYILSGVFEDADEVISVAKMKNHSFMGITLCMKNLFGLPPIVPPGGRVRTYFHHAIRLSYVLPDLAMITNPCLNVIDGLVGQKGREWGGEGRVGDVLIAGDQITATDACGAYLMGHDPASDWPQPPFRRDRNHLLVAAQRGFGTVDLDEIDFECDVQTPVAHFDSDPDEAPELIHTLRRTACEQGLFYRDHRKDIVDRYRGEFIYMQEGEIAWHGEDPSVIGSHRSYSSAKPGSALWLKLVDPEETEGERFDVYDRCLSALSA, encoded by the coding sequence ATGCCGGAGAAGCCATACACCGTTCGCGCGGCGTCCTGCGACCATCGGACGCCCTACGAAGGCGTCTACGAAACCCTCAAGCGCATCACCGAACCGCTTGCGGAGTCCTGGGCGCGCATCGAGAAAGCCCGGAAGATCGTCATCAAGTTCAACATGATGAAACCCATGGACAACGTCGTCCGGTTCAAGGGGCGCCGGCAGGAACTGGTGGACGACGCGGTCTGCAGGGCCGTGCTGCAATTGCTCCGGGAACAAACCGATGCGGAGATCTACGCCACGGACACCAATCCTTACGCCACGGACAAGCTGACGCCCGACGAGTTCAATTACGTCCACCATCTACGAGAGTTCGACGTCAGGTACGACGACTCGAACCGGCCGCCCTGGTCGGTGTACGAGGTGCCGGGCGGCGGGAACATGTTCGACCGGTATATCCTGAGCGGCGTCTTCGAGGACGCGGACGAAGTCATTTCCGTGGCGAAGATGAAGAATCACTCGTTCATGGGCATCACGCTGTGCATGAAGAATCTCTTCGGGCTACCGCCCATCGTTCCTCCCGGCGGGCGGGTCCGAACGTATTTCCACCACGCCATTCGCCTGTCCTACGTCCTGCCCGACCTGGCCATGATCACGAATCCCTGCCTGAACGTCATCGACGGACTCGTGGGACAGAAAGGACGAGAATGGGGCGGTGAAGGGCGCGTGGGCGACGTGCTGATCGCCGGCGACCAGATCACGGCCACAGATGCCTGCGGCGCCTACCTGATGGGACACGATCCGGCCTCCGACTGGCCACAGCCGCCGTTCCGGAGGGACCGTAATCACCTCCTGGTGGCCGCCCAGCGGGGTTTCGGAACGGTCGACCTGGACGAAATAGATTTCGAATGCGACGTCCAGACCCCGGTGGCGCACTTCGACTCGGATCCCGATGAAGCGCCCGAACTGATCCATACGCTGCGGCGCACGGCCTGTGAACAGGGTCTGTTCTACCGCGATCACAGGAAGGACATCGTGGACCGCTATCGCGGAGAGTTCATCTACATGCAGGAGGGGGAAATCGCCTGGCACGGCGAGGATCCCTCCGTGATCGGCAGCCACCGGTCCTACAGCTCGGCAAAGCCCGGCAGCGCCCTCTGGCTCAAGCTGGTGGACCCCGAGGAGACGGAAGGCGAGCGATTCGATGTCTACGACCGCTGCCTTTCCGCCCTGTCGGCCTGA
- a CDS encoding TRAP transporter small permease subunit, protein MNALRKFVRFVDGLNERVGSVVSWFTTLLVLTVCIDVFTRYFLRSSSVAVQELEWHFFAVIFLLASAWALKHNKHVRVDVLYMNFKPRNQALVNLIGSLLFLLPFAVIAIWSSQNFVLNSFRIGEVSPDPGGLPARYILKAMIPLGFSLILLQGLALAARSLDRFIHGGEDPMGEEDESPPRGLSAREEDAV, encoded by the coding sequence TTGAACGCGCTTCGAAAATTCGTACGGTTCGTGGACGGGTTGAACGAACGGGTCGGGTCGGTCGTTTCCTGGTTTACGACGTTGCTCGTCCTGACCGTCTGTATCGACGTGTTTACCCGGTATTTCCTGCGCAGTAGCAGCGTGGCGGTGCAGGAACTGGAGTGGCACTTCTTCGCGGTGATCTTCCTGCTCGCCTCTGCGTGGGCCCTAAAGCACAACAAGCATGTCCGCGTGGACGTGCTCTACATGAACTTCAAGCCCCGAAACCAGGCCCTGGTCAATCTCATCGGCAGCCTGCTGTTTCTGCTTCCCTTCGCGGTGATCGCGATCTGGAGCTCCCAGAATTTCGTCCTGAATTCCTTCCGGATCGGCGAGGTTTCGCCGGATCCCGGCGGGCTGCCCGCCCGTTACATCCTGAAGGCCATGATCCCCCTCGGGTTTTCGCTCATACTCCTCCAGGGACTGGCCCTGGCGGCACGCTCCCTGGACCGGTTCATCCACGGAGGAGAAGATCCCATGGGCGAAGAGGACGAGTCGCCTCCGAGAGGGCTTTCGGCCAGGGAGGAGGACGCGGTTTGA
- a CDS encoding TRAP transporter large permease subunit, with protein MTEAMPLILFLVLFLLLLMGYPVAFTLGGVSVLLGLMTFGADFFNLLPLRIWGVMTNYVLLAVPLFVYMGVMLEKSGLAEDMLETMALLFGRLRGGLAVAVVIVGALLGASTGIVGATVVTMGLLSLPTMLRRGYSPQVATGTIAASGTLGQIIPPSVVLVLLGSILNVSVGDMFIGAVIPGAILVGMYLVWLAIVAVIKPDEAPAMPADELAAFRESGMFRKIIRAFLLPLGLMTVVLGSIFAGITSPTEAAAVGALGATLLTVFQGKFSYETLKEVMKECTHITCMVFFVLVGAEAFGLVFRGMKGDAYMTSLIMDANLSTYAFLALVLVMIFIAGFFIDFIQITYIIVPVVTPIFIAFGVDLLWLGILIAVNLQTSFLTPPFGFSLFYLKGVAPPEVQTRHIYKGILPFIVIQLICLGCLVYAPMLATWLPGLR; from the coding sequence TTGACCGAAGCGATGCCCCTCATCCTTTTCCTGGTCCTCTTCCTGCTGCTCCTGATGGGGTACCCGGTCGCCTTCACCCTGGGCGGCGTGTCCGTACTCCTCGGGCTGATGACCTTCGGCGCGGATTTCTTCAACCTGCTGCCCCTGCGCATCTGGGGCGTCATGACGAACTACGTCCTGCTCGCCGTGCCCCTGTTCGTCTACATGGGCGTCATGCTGGAGAAATCGGGTCTGGCCGAGGACATGCTGGAGACCATGGCCCTGCTCTTCGGCCGGCTACGGGGCGGGCTCGCCGTGGCGGTGGTGATCGTGGGGGCCTTGCTGGGCGCTTCCACCGGCATCGTGGGGGCAACGGTCGTGACCATGGGCCTGCTCAGCTTGCCCACCATGCTCAGGAGGGGCTACAGCCCCCAGGTGGCCACGGGCACGATCGCCGCGTCGGGGACGCTCGGGCAGATCATACCGCCCAGCGTGGTGCTCGTGCTGCTCGGGAGCATACTCAACGTGTCGGTCGGCGACATGTTCATCGGCGCGGTCATACCGGGCGCGATTCTCGTGGGCATGTACCTCGTGTGGCTTGCCATCGTGGCCGTGATCAAACCGGACGAGGCGCCGGCCATGCCAGCCGATGAACTGGCCGCCTTCCGGGAAAGCGGCATGTTCAGGAAGATCATCCGGGCCTTCCTGCTTCCCCTGGGCCTGATGACCGTCGTGCTGGGCTCCATCTTCGCGGGCATCACCTCGCCGACGGAAGCGGCGGCCGTGGGTGCGCTGGGCGCGACCCTGCTCACCGTATTCCAGGGCAAGTTTTCCTATGAAACGCTGAAGGAGGTCATGAAGGAGTGCACGCACATCACGTGCATGGTCTTCTTCGTGCTGGTAGGCGCCGAGGCCTTCGGTCTGGTGTTCCGGGGCATGAAGGGCGACGCGTACATGACCAGCCTGATCATGGACGCCAACCTGAGTACCTACGCCTTCCTGGCCCTGGTCCTGGTCATGATCTTCATCGCCGGCTTCTTCATAGATTTCATCCAGATCACCTACATCATCGTACCGGTCGTAACGCCCATCTTCATCGCCTTCGGCGTCGATCTGCTGTGGCTCGGCATCCTGATCGCGGTGAACCTGCAGACCTCCTTCCTCACGCCCCCCTTCGGGTTCTCCCTGTTCTACCTCAAAGGGGTCGCTCCGCCCGAAGTGCAGACCCGGCATATCTACAAGGGTATTCTGCCCTTTATCGTGATCCAGCTCATCTGCCTGGGGTGCCTGGTCTACGCTCCGATGCTTGCGACCTGGCTGCCGGGCCTGCGCTAG